A window of the Acidimicrobiales bacterium genome harbors these coding sequences:
- a CDS encoding DUF4214 domain-containing protein, producing the protein MKSKSRAVRRTLVASTLATILASAGTATALAVPAPTVETPAPTTDLHPLPFDPSLPFEVVPGGDSVETHVDTVDEQPLSPQEVEAVFARAEFDASPGMALATTTNTFHWRNSSDPNNPANPDILIEADANVPSVVIDLLGEVFVDWRSVIDLDIPAPEWHHVRVAWSDQLPTGVLGGAATGWVTVNQNGSTFVVPRFLANVNGASTASGAYALDLVLNSQINWDYTLDPNDSAPNDNYYLKTVLLHEVGHSLGVASGVDREQSIDSSVLSTWGATFFGNQSASQSFASLRSDVVRTNNLWSMNTDGTWEKIYDPSTWSTGSSLSHLDENTYTYQRGQYRTPGALMTPFLTNGEVNHVDGVIAGLLSQAGYETFLSPAAPLVSGSTTNGVLTVNITPGFNAEMNVPAKQWLVTLKDPSGNVVRQSTLPATARSVEFGGFTTSGTYTAVVTAEIDGQTATANGVGIGYSPVERTTVAQAGSLFGVIYATDYRASDADTLRLYRAFFERDPDLVGIKYWIDQSRNGTSYDDMAYSFAYSQEFTTRYSNLTDRQFLEVVYRNVLGRAPDQAGFDYWYNEILKGLPRHLTVRWVAGSTEFSNRFAYLPQ; encoded by the coding sequence ATGAAGAGCAAGAGCCGAGCCGTCCGTCGAACCCTGGTCGCGTCGACGCTCGCCACGATCCTGGCTTCGGCCGGCACCGCTACCGCCCTGGCCGTCCCGGCACCGACCGTGGAGACACCGGCGCCGACAACGGATCTTCACCCGCTGCCCTTCGATCCCTCGCTGCCGTTCGAGGTCGTACCCGGTGGCGACTCGGTCGAGACGCACGTCGACACCGTCGATGAGCAGCCGCTGTCGCCGCAAGAGGTCGAGGCGGTCTTCGCTCGCGCCGAGTTCGACGCGAGCCCTGGCATGGCGTTGGCGACCACGACCAACACCTTCCACTGGCGCAACAGCTCCGACCCGAACAACCCCGCCAACCCCGACATCCTGATCGAGGCCGATGCCAACGTGCCATCCGTCGTCATCGATCTGCTCGGCGAAGTGTTCGTCGACTGGCGATCGGTGATCGACCTCGACATCCCGGCCCCCGAATGGCATCACGTCAGGGTTGCCTGGAGCGACCAGCTCCCGACGGGTGTGCTCGGTGGGGCGGCGACCGGTTGGGTCACGGTCAACCAGAACGGGTCGACGTTCGTGGTCCCGCGCTTCCTGGCCAACGTGAACGGAGCGTCGACGGCGTCCGGTGCGTACGCCCTCGACCTCGTGCTGAACTCACAGATCAACTGGGACTACACCCTCGACCCCAACGACTCGGCGCCCAACGACAACTACTACCTGAAGACGGTCTTGCTCCACGAGGTCGGCCACTCGCTCGGCGTGGCGTCAGGCGTGGATCGCGAGCAGTCGATCGACTCCTCGGTTTTGAGCACCTGGGGCGCCACCTTCTTCGGCAACCAGAGTGCGTCGCAGTCGTTCGCCAGCCTCCGATCCGATGTGGTGCGGACCAACAACCTTTGGTCGATGAACACCGACGGCACGTGGGAGAAGATCTACGACCCGTCGACGTGGAGTACCGGATCCAGCCTGAGCCACCTCGACGAGAACACCTACACCTACCAGCGTGGTCAATATCGCACGCCCGGTGCACTCATGACGCCGTTCCTGACCAACGGTGAAGTGAACCACGTCGACGGAGTGATCGCTGGGTTGCTCAGCCAGGCGGGCTACGAGACCTTCCTGTCACCGGCGGCGCCGCTGGTGTCGGGCTCCACCACAAATGGGGTGCTGACGGTCAACATCACGCCCGGGTTCAACGCCGAGATGAACGTGCCGGCCAAGCAGTGGCTGGTGACGCTCAAGGACCCATCGGGCAACGTGGTGCGCCAGTCCACGCTGCCGGCCACGGCACGCAGCGTCGAGTTCGGCGGCTTCACCACCAGCGGCACCTACACCGCCGTGGTCACCGCCGAGATCGATGGCCAGACCGCCACCGCCAACGGCGTCGGTATCGGCTACTCGCCCGTCGAGCGCACGACCGTCGCCCAGGCCGGGAGCCTCTTCGGCGTGATCTACGCCACCGACTATCGAGCATCCGACGCCGACACGCTCCGCCTCTACCGGGCCTTCTTCGAGCGTGACCCCGACCTGGTCGGTATCAAGTACTGGATCGACCAGTCCCGCAACGGCACCAGCTACGACGACATGGCCTACTCCTTCGCCTACAGCCAGGAGTTCACGACCCGGTACAGCAACCTGACCGACCGGCAGTTCCTCGAGGTCGTCTACCGCAACGTGCTCGGTCGGGCCCCCGACCAGGCGGGCTTCGACTACTGGTACAACGAGATCCTGAAGGGCCTGCCGAGGCATCTCACCGTTCGCTGGGTGGCGGGGAGCACCGAGTTCAGCAACCGCTTCGCCTATCTCCCGCAGTAG
- a CDS encoding anti-sigma factor, which yields MNHHDVHQLAGAYALDALDPSEREAFETHLAGCDSCSTAVAEYSLTAAELGTVARRPPPAGLRAKVLADVATTRQVSPLVPMRRTTSTRVLAAAAALLLVAVGSVAALTLSRQGSSDVEVAAAPDAITLQLDPIDESSGDATIEVVWSPEQDRAVVRSAGLPDPGEGKVYELWFLLPDGVAAAGLFTPEDGDAEVMLELDDIDGRGWGVTIEPDGGSDQPTSPVLFAGEL from the coding sequence ATGAACCACCACGATGTCCACCAGCTCGCCGGCGCCTACGCACTCGATGCCCTGGACCCATCGGAGCGGGAGGCCTTCGAGACGCACCTCGCAGGCTGCGACTCCTGCTCGACCGCCGTCGCGGAATACTCGCTCACGGCCGCCGAGCTCGGCACGGTGGCCCGCCGTCCACCACCGGCAGGGCTTCGAGCGAAGGTTCTTGCCGATGTTGCCACCACCCGGCAGGTGTCACCGCTCGTCCCGATGCGCCGCACCACTTCCACCCGAGTGCTCGCGGCTGCAGCGGCGCTGTTGCTGGTCGCCGTCGGTTCGGTGGCCGCACTTACACTGAGCCGTCAGGGCTCGAGTGACGTCGAGGTGGCCGCTGCACCCGATGCCATCACGCTCCAACTCGATCCGATCGACGAGTCCTCGGGCGACGCCACCATCGAGGTCGTGTGGTCACCCGAGCAGGATCGAGCGGTTGTGCGCTCGGCGGGCCTCCCCGACCCGGGCGAGGGCAAGGTCTACGAGCTGTGGTTCCTGCTGCCCGATGGTGTCGCCGCCGCCGGGCTCTTCACCCCGGAAGATGGCGACGCCGAGGTCATGCTCGAGCTGGACGACATCGACGGTCGAGGATGGGGCGTCACCATCGAACCCGATGGAGGTTCCGACCAGCCGACCAGCCCCGTACTCTTCGCCGGCGAGCTCTGA
- the sigK gene encoding ECF RNA polymerase sigma factor SigK, giving the protein MGEVSPFKRRAATPPAEADRASTLMAAVSRGDESAFAELYDLFAGLLFGIVVSVVRDPAQSEEVTQEVFLEIWRIAPRFDRSKGTVKSWMAAIAHRRAVDRVRSEQAARNREDREHQLSVEAPDPIAEAVNDELQHERVRQALHTLTETQRSAIELAYFGGRTYREVAVLLDIPEGTAKTRIRDGLIRLRDHLGVTV; this is encoded by the coding sequence ATGGGCGAGGTGAGCCCCTTCAAACGACGAGCGGCGACGCCACCCGCCGAAGCGGACCGTGCGTCAACGCTGATGGCAGCGGTGTCGAGGGGCGACGAATCGGCCTTCGCCGAGCTCTACGACCTCTTCGCCGGGCTGTTGTTCGGCATCGTCGTGAGCGTCGTTCGTGATCCGGCCCAGAGCGAGGAGGTGACCCAGGAGGTCTTCCTCGAGATCTGGCGCATCGCCCCTCGCTTCGATCGATCGAAGGGCACCGTCAAGAGTTGGATGGCCGCCATCGCCCACCGGCGAGCGGTCGACCGGGTGCGCTCGGAACAAGCGGCCCGCAACCGTGAGGACCGAGAGCACCAGCTCTCGGTCGAAGCGCCGGACCCGATCGCCGAGGCGGTCAACGACGAGCTGCAACACGAACGGGTACGACAGGCGCTGCACACCCTGACCGAGACCCAGCGTTCGGCCATCGAACTCGCCTACTTCGGCGGGCGTACCTACCGTGAGGTCGCCGTGCTCCTCGACATCCCGGAAGGGACCGCCAAAACTCGCATTCGTGACGGCCTGATCAGGCTGCGAGATCACCTGGGGGTGACCGTATGA
- a CDS encoding response regulator: protein MPRILVADDESDIRFLYSRWLTAGGYTPIEAHDGPIVLDKFAENDVDMVLLDVMMPRMDGYEVCEKLRAGGCTAPIVMVSALSSPADVARGEAAGATAYVEKVASKDNLLTLVARMLAG, encoded by the coding sequence ATGCCTCGCATTCTGGTCGCCGACGACGAGTCGGACATTCGCTTTCTCTATTCCCGATGGCTCACCGCCGGTGGCTACACACCGATCGAAGCCCACGACGGGCCGATCGTGCTCGACAAGTTCGCCGAGAACGACGTCGACATGGTGCTCCTCGACGTGATGATGCCGCGCATGGACGGCTACGAGGTGTGCGAGAAGCTTCGAGCCGGCGGCTGTACGGCGCCGATCGTCATGGTGTCGGCGCTCTCCAGTCCCGCTGATGTGGCACGGGGCGAGGCAGCGGGAGCGACGGCGTATGTCGAGAAGGTGGCCAGCAAGGACAACCTGCTGACGCTCGTCGCTCGCATGCTCGCCGGCTAG
- a CDS encoding HAMP domain-containing sensor histidine kinase, whose amino-acid sequence MIDVQGLETEIQALRSLLSTERDQHREFARRAGHDLAAPLRGLRSLTSFLREDAADGLDGDALELLERIDGRVVLMEQVVQSLTAFARSGDRHEAPRPTTLADIIDDVIVAVGLPARFRCEVEASGAVVHLPLVAIGRVVERVVENAWHHANPGDLEGTITIGASIADGFATVTVSDDGPGMDPRTAAHAFDPFFTGPPPPDQITRRSGLGLATASATAAAHGGSLAIVDHRPGHTVVAIRWPVADPLPFA is encoded by the coding sequence ATGATTGACGTTCAGGGCCTGGAAACAGAGATCCAGGCGCTTCGGTCGTTGCTCAGCACCGAGCGCGACCAGCACCGGGAGTTCGCTCGGCGCGCCGGACATGACCTCGCCGCCCCGTTGCGCGGTCTACGCAGTCTGACGTCGTTCCTCCGTGAGGACGCGGCCGACGGGCTCGATGGCGATGCGCTGGAGCTGCTGGAACGGATCGACGGTCGTGTCGTGCTGATGGAGCAGGTCGTCCAGTCGCTCACTGCCTTCGCTCGTAGCGGGGACCGGCATGAAGCTCCTCGGCCGACGACCCTGGCCGACATCATCGACGACGTCATCGTCGCCGTCGGGTTGCCGGCTCGTTTCCGGTGCGAGGTCGAAGCAAGCGGCGCGGTCGTCCATCTGCCGCTGGTCGCCATCGGCCGTGTCGTCGAACGGGTCGTCGAGAATGCCTGGCACCACGCCAACCCAGGCGACCTCGAGGGGACCATCACGATCGGCGCCTCGATCGCCGACGGATTCGCCACCGTCACGGTGAGCGACGACGGGCCGGGTATGGACCCGCGCACGGCTGCTCACGCATTCGATCCGTTCTTCACCGGGCCGCCGCCACCGGATCAGATCACTCGTCGGTCCGGGCTCGGGCTCGCCACCGCCTCCGCCACCGCAGCGGCGCACGGCGGCTCGCTCGCCATCGTCGACCACCGGCCCGGGCACACGGTCGTCGCCATCCGATGGCCGGTGGCCGATCCGCTCCCGTTCGCGTGA
- a CDS encoding response regulator: MADDDYNDHLFMLMAAEEARLDADFRFLDDGAQLMLALTSVNDPTDLPDIIVLDLRMPRLDGHGTLKQLQEHPDLWQIPVIVYTSSTRPVDQTTSFDRGARWFETKPSRFPDMVAFARRIGQYVTVSGSAPVKPSRTRHRRGVTFDPTRLRFDPRIFDDIEAALRMDD; the protein is encoded by the coding sequence ATGGCAGACGACGACTACAACGATCATCTTTTCATGCTCATGGCGGCCGAGGAGGCTCGGTTGGATGCCGACTTCCGGTTCCTCGACGACGGCGCCCAGCTCATGCTGGCCCTCACGTCGGTGAACGATCCGACCGACCTTCCCGACATCATCGTGCTCGATCTCCGCATGCCACGACTCGACGGGCACGGAACCCTGAAGCAGCTCCAGGAGCATCCCGATCTCTGGCAGATCCCGGTGATCGTCTACACCTCGTCGACCCGACCGGTCGACCAAACCACCAGCTTCGATCGTGGTGCCCGCTGGTTCGAGACCAAGCCCAGCCGCTTCCCCGACATGGTGGCTTTCGCCCGACGGATTGGACAGTACGTGACCGTGTCGGGCTCTGCTCCAGTCAAACCGAGCAGGACTCGTCATCGGCGAGGCGTGACGTTTGATCCGACGAGACTTCGCTTCGATCCTCGAATCTTCGACGACATCGAAGCAGCGCTTCGAATGGATGACTGA
- a CDS encoding hybrid sensor histidine kinase/response regulator — MPVTTERSSAAGERVRHYGITSGKVLLIEDYEIDAERMTRWMRQIENVELEVIWATTLGEAVQLLAEYDPIVIVVDLTLPDASGLDCIHTILDHSPDCPIIVQTGVDDDKTPIAALELGAQDYLVKGKLDREMLERSLRHSLARHHTLQELTKRTNELHETDAELDDFAHVVAHDLRAPVRTARLFADRLVHSLGDSNSIASEFGERLDECLGRVDSMILSMLDYSALRQQFPETAVLPLDTLIKEVFDLVSADVLEVAASTTVDLDGELRVIAERDLFARVCVNILTNSVKYRSPDRPLHISVAARRVGPMVRLSFTDNGKGVPAEACERVFRILERLEPGATSGLGFGLAICRRIIGGFDGEIWMEPAEHVGTTVHVELPAG; from the coding sequence ATGCCTGTCACCACAGAACGAAGCTCCGCTGCCGGTGAGCGCGTGCGGCACTATGGCATCACGTCCGGGAAGGTCCTGCTCATCGAGGACTACGAGATCGATGCCGAACGGATGACGCGCTGGATGCGCCAAATCGAGAACGTCGAGCTCGAGGTCATCTGGGCAACCACACTTGGCGAAGCGGTGCAACTCCTGGCCGAGTACGACCCGATCGTGATCGTGGTCGATCTCACCCTGCCCGATGCGAGTGGGCTCGACTGCATCCACACGATTCTCGACCACTCTCCCGACTGCCCGATCATCGTGCAGACCGGCGTCGACGACGACAAGACCCCGATTGCTGCACTCGAGCTCGGAGCGCAGGACTATCTGGTGAAGGGGAAGCTCGACCGTGAGATGCTCGAGCGGTCGCTGCGGCACTCACTGGCCCGTCACCACACGCTCCAGGAGCTGACCAAGCGCACCAACGAGCTCCACGAGACCGACGCCGAGCTCGACGACTTCGCCCATGTGGTGGCCCATGATCTGCGAGCGCCGGTTCGCACCGCTCGCCTGTTCGCCGATCGGCTCGTGCATTCCCTCGGCGACTCCAACTCGATTGCCTCCGAGTTCGGGGAGCGCCTCGATGAATGCCTGGGCCGGGTGGACTCGATGATCCTGTCGATGCTCGACTATTCGGCACTTCGCCAGCAGTTCCCGGAGACCGCAGTGCTTCCGCTCGACACCTTGATCAAAGAGGTGTTCGATCTGGTGAGTGCGGACGTGCTCGAGGTTGCGGCGTCGACCACGGTCGACCTCGATGGGGAGCTGCGTGTCATTGCCGAACGCGACCTCTTCGCCCGAGTGTGCGTGAACATCCTCACCAACTCGGTGAAGTACCGTTCACCGGATCGGCCGCTGCACATCAGCGTGGCGGCTCGCCGGGTCGGGCCGATGGTTCGTCTGTCGTTCACCGACAACGGCAAGGGTGTACCGGCCGAAGCCTGCGAGCGAGTGTTCCGCATCCTCGAGCGGCTCGAGCCGGGCGCGACGTCAGGCCTCGGTTTCGGCCTGGCGATCTGCCGCCGCATCATCGGTGGCTTCGACGGTGAGATCTGGATGGAACCGGCCGAGCACGTCGGCACCACGGTGCACGTGGAGCTCCCGGCCGGCTGA
- a CDS encoding phospholipid scramblase-related protein, whose amino-acid sequence MNDAGSHPPAWHPDPSGRNEQRYWDGTSWTEHVANRGETGVDPMAVATPPAPSALDRVDSGLTIGNEGSKVQEQLTGTGYRGVGLSGPVAGGGGSLLNEPILVVNQKAKLIELNNEYSVFDQNGTKIAAVTQVGQSAFRKLLRLFFSFDQFLTHRLAVVDAAGSVQLKLTRPGKIFKSKVIVEDGNGNELGRIIQKNMIGKINFDLESGGQTLGAIKAENWRAWNFRIEDTSGTEIARVTKTWEGLAKTMFTTADNYVVQISQRPPEPLNSLVVASALSIDTALKQDNRGFG is encoded by the coding sequence ATGAATGACGCAGGTTCACATCCCCCCGCCTGGCACCCCGACCCGTCGGGTCGCAACGAGCAGCGCTACTGGGACGGCACCTCCTGGACCGAGCACGTCGCGAACCGGGGTGAGACCGGCGTCGATCCGATGGCCGTTGCCACCCCGCCTGCGCCGAGTGCGCTCGATCGCGTCGACTCCGGACTCACCATCGGCAACGAGGGATCGAAGGTCCAAGAGCAGCTGACGGGGACCGGCTACCGCGGCGTCGGGCTCAGCGGCCCGGTGGCCGGTGGCGGAGGGAGCCTCCTGAACGAGCCGATCCTCGTCGTGAACCAGAAGGCGAAGCTGATCGAACTCAACAACGAGTACAGCGTGTTCGACCAGAACGGCACCAAGATTGCCGCGGTCACCCAGGTCGGCCAGTCGGCGTTCCGCAAGCTGCTGCGCCTGTTCTTCAGCTTCGACCAGTTCCTGACCCATCGCCTCGCCGTCGTCGACGCTGCGGGTTCTGTCCAACTCAAGCTGACGCGTCCCGGCAAGATCTTCAAGTCCAAGGTCATCGTCGAGGATGGCAACGGCAACGAGCTCGGGCGGATCATCCAGAAGAACATGATCGGCAAGATCAACTTCGACCTCGAGTCCGGCGGGCAGACACTTGGCGCCATCAAGGCCGAGAACTGGCGAGCATGGAACTTCCGAATCGAGGACACCTCGGGTACCGAGATCGCCCGGGTCACCAAGACCTGGGAAGGCTTGGCGAAGACCATGTTCACCACGGCCGACAACTACGTCGTTCAGATCAGCCAGCGACCACCAGAACCGCTCAACTCACTGGTCGTGGCGAGCGCGCTTTCGATCGACACCGCGCTCAAGCAGGACAATCGAGGATTCGGCTGA
- a CDS encoding zinc-binding dehydrogenase gives MKAAVLHALGEPLSIETIEDPIPGGGEVVLDVAAAGVASYTAGILSGARNYLLELPIVPGPGGVGRVRAVGPDTTRLEVGDWVYCDATIRARDDALVPEQMLLGWTAHSEASLPLHRTYHNGSYAEQVLVPLENVTPLGDIDQVDAGRWCGLSQVLVPFGGLLAVDLRVGETIVVNGATGGFGSAGVAVALAMGAATVVATGRNEASLALIAERLGPRVVPAPMSGDEAEDRRRIVEAAGAPIDCVLDLLPREATATQVRAAVLAVRHGGRISLMGGVGRQGGDDLALPYPWLMRNDITLRGTWMYPRSAIPRMIALIRSGHLDLSTFDLHEFALDDANAAVAHAAATVGPLRRTVIRPDRSVAR, from the coding sequence ATGAAAGCTGCCGTTCTGCACGCGCTCGGGGAGCCACTGAGCATCGAGACCATCGAGGATCCGATCCCCGGCGGTGGTGAGGTCGTCCTCGACGTGGCGGCCGCCGGCGTCGCCAGCTACACCGCGGGAATTCTCTCAGGCGCGAGGAACTACCTCCTCGAACTTCCCATTGTCCCCGGGCCAGGCGGCGTTGGCCGGGTGCGGGCTGTCGGTCCGGATACCACTCGGTTGGAGGTTGGCGATTGGGTGTACTGCGATGCGACGATCCGGGCGCGCGACGATGCGCTGGTCCCGGAACAGATGCTGCTCGGTTGGACAGCGCACAGCGAGGCCTCGTTGCCGCTGCATCGGACATATCACAACGGTTCCTATGCCGAACAGGTCCTGGTCCCGCTCGAGAACGTCACTCCTCTCGGCGACATCGACCAGGTCGACGCCGGCCGTTGGTGCGGGCTGAGTCAGGTCCTCGTCCCCTTCGGCGGCTTGCTCGCCGTGGACTTACGGGTGGGCGAGACGATCGTCGTCAACGGCGCCACCGGAGGCTTCGGCAGTGCCGGCGTTGCGGTTGCCCTGGCGATGGGGGCGGCGACGGTTGTCGCGACCGGCCGCAATGAAGCGTCACTGGCGCTCATCGCAGAGCGACTCGGTCCTCGTGTCGTCCCGGCGCCCATGTCGGGCGATGAAGCCGAGGACCGACGGCGCATTGTCGAGGCAGCCGGCGCTCCCATCGACTGCGTCCTCGATCTGTTGCCACGAGAAGCGACGGCCACGCAGGTTCGAGCGGCCGTCCTCGCCGTGCGACACGGTGGACGCATCTCGTTGATGGGCGGTGTCGGTCGGCAAGGCGGCGACGACCTTGCGCTGCCCTACCCGTGGTTGATGCGGAACGACATCACGCTGCGGGGCACGTGGATGTATCCCCGAAGCGCCATTCCGCGAATGATCGCACTCATCCGCAGTGGCCACCTCGACCTCTCGACCTTCGATCTCCACGAGTTTGCGCTCGACGACGCCAACGCAGCGGTCGCACACGCCGCGGCAACGGTCGGGCCGCTCCGCCGGACCGTGATCCGTCCCGATAGATCGGTCGCCCGGTGA
- a CDS encoding ion channel, giving the protein MNNGRPEYVTPRLLAWRRWTDTPLMILAIGSLPILLLEIQRDDLIRADQVFLDVVNVIVLLAFAVDYGVEFAFARRRSSYVRSEWSSAAIVVAQALVFAPNLAGFGVLRALRGARLLRIVVVTARIVAIGGAARAEGRQRLRREAGNLALGAAGLTWLSSAVAFTLVEDVGEGGRLESFMDALWWSSATITTVGYGDIAPVTTVGRLIGIVTMFVGISAFAVVTAKVAEWMVTVGNEESEPPAG; this is encoded by the coding sequence GTGAACAACGGCCGTCCCGAGTACGTGACTCCGCGACTGCTCGCTTGGCGTCGCTGGACCGACACGCCACTGATGATCCTGGCGATCGGTTCGCTGCCGATCCTGCTGCTCGAGATCCAGCGCGACGACCTCATTCGAGCCGATCAGGTCTTCCTGGACGTGGTCAACGTGATCGTGCTGCTCGCCTTCGCCGTCGACTACGGGGTCGAGTTCGCGTTCGCCCGGCGGCGATCGAGCTACGTGCGGAGCGAATGGTCCAGTGCGGCGATCGTGGTCGCCCAGGCACTCGTGTTCGCCCCGAACCTTGCCGGGTTCGGGGTATTGCGGGCGTTGCGCGGCGCCCGACTCCTCCGGATCGTGGTGGTGACTGCGCGCATCGTCGCCATCGGTGGGGCGGCTCGGGCCGAGGGCCGGCAGCGTCTGCGGCGTGAGGCTGGCAACCTGGCGCTCGGAGCTGCTGGACTCACCTGGTTGTCGTCGGCTGTCGCCTTCACCCTGGTCGAAGACGTCGGTGAGGGCGGGCGACTCGAGTCGTTCATGGATGCGCTGTGGTGGTCGTCAGCCACCATCACAACCGTCGGGTACGGCGATATCGCGCCGGTGACCACTGTCGGACGGCTGATCGGCATCGTGACCATGTTCGTCGGGATCTCCGCGTTCGCGGTGGTGACCGCGAAGGTGGCCGAATGGATGGTGACGGTGGGCAACGAGGAGTCCGAGCCGCCGGCCGGATGA